Genomic window (Zingiber officinale cultivar Zhangliang chromosome 2B, Zo_v1.1, whole genome shotgun sequence):
ctcaaaacacatttgtatacatttagggggagttttcattatgaaaacaaggatggattggttaaagaagactaagtagaggtttaggttgaggtttggtttcaatattgaatttttgaacctcagaacttctaaatttggatttcctatatgtttatggattccaagtcattgttggtgcaatgacaggagttacgtgcatgtctttagggggagttactctttaaggacatgaaaatttatttttcatacaccttggaaggtggttaaccttctttcgtgaaaatgctcaaggttgggcatttgaatacaatggagagtgaatatcttcattgttcaagtggtaatgctcaagggtgagcattaaggaaaatgaaaggtatgagactttcattattgtATTGTGAgccacgagtgaagttgtgaacaacgttgggtaactcttcaagaggagagtttttgatgtatgccaatagggggagaatgtgtggttaagttaggccttcattacctaaagagggagtttgctctgtaggaaagggggagaatgaaggaaaccatcattcatacattggcatgaagaaagttgaggctatgagattagcctaacttaaaagtattgtcaaacatcaaaaaggggaagattgttggtccaatatccctaggtcaaggttgacctgtttgactaagcttgagttggctcaagttNNNNNNNNNNNNNNNNNNNNNNNNNNNNNNNNNNNNNNNNNNNNNNNNNNNNNNNNNNNNNNNNNNNNNNNNNNNNNNNNNNNNNNNNNNNNNNNNNNNNctctgataccaattgttggatcgaaagcgctagagggggggtgaatagcgctcgtggctttcactcgtttcggaatcgcaaaactcgagtaataacgcagcgaaaataaaataaacaatcaCACAAGAactcgaggagttacttggttcggagcctgtggcgacttctactctaaggcccgcgatctttgatcgcttccggtgggcaacaactataagctcgtaaatgtgtttacaagatgaagtacaatgattaaaagaagtgactaaattataccaacgacagtaggaaaaactgaagattcggagctccaggtcgtcggtgtCAATTCGCAGCACTtctaggtcgtctcgttggcagcacgttgaagaaaggaagcttagaacttgattcATTGAATTCTGCCTCGAGACCATCTTTTATAccgtgctgaaggcgcctccaggcgccgagtcgcacgcgtggatcagcacagagcAGGTCGCACCTTATCTcgattaaggcgccttcaagcctcttcaaggcgccttcaagccttggtccaaggcgccttcagtcccagaggcgcctccagctcctcggacactgttcatccgagacttaaCTTTggtttttgtacctgcaagatatgttagctCCAAAACAATAacctaccctgcaagacaaatattagcacacataaaatatagtaaagaCAGTAAATGACACtctccgaactgtccgggtctgacttcagattttcgaccggaaatcttaggtcgacccgatgcctactgttccctctacagtgaacgcgtcctcacctactcccctcaggagagattacctgatgtcagtctggtcctccagaccaactggactttccgcctagggttaccacccctaggacctagggttgccgccccttaggatttttctccacctagggttaccaccccctaggacctaaggttacccccccttaggttTTTTCTTTcacttagggttaccatcccctaggacatagggttaccaccccctagggttttcaccttgcctaaccgcagttaggacttttgcctaagtatcacttaggactttcctgcaagttccatgaacatattagataacaaataatcttaactttgaatctctttgtcattatcaaaactaaggttcgatcgtcggatgcttcccgcaccaataactatgtgttcttcttcttgaaaaatatactaattattataaatttatatgttATTGCAAAgtctaatatagtttttccttgtTCATTTCTTGCTCCCAAACCATGACAACCAGGAAGTCTATCAtatttctcttttctttcctaCATATTCATTTaaatctcctattaaaatcatctcATTTACCAAAAATTTTTTTGTACTATTTCATCTAGGTCTCCCCAAACTTATATTTGGTGTCTTCACTTAATTCCACTTGATgtgcatatatgttaattacATTTAATAGTTGATTTTGCTACCAATATCGGAGAGTTATAATCTTATCTTCTTTCTTAACTACTCTTTCTATTCTGTCCCTTAACAAATTATCCATAATCATATACTCCATTTCTTATTTTACTATTTCCCGTGTGTTATAACTTAAAATATaaattctctatcatctttgccttctcctatacttattttctcttataaaaataaaacattaattattctcctaatcatcatatgtACTACCTCTATTGCTTTATTAGTGAGCATTCCTACATTCCatgttctaaatttaaaataaattcaatttctTTTTTACAACCTATAGATTGAGAACTTCTGCATATTTAAAATGACAACTAAGTTTTCAAGCAGATAGAGATGTAGCAATTCTTGCCGAGATGTTATAGTCGAAccttacactacaacaaaaatgacctTTCGCAGCGTACAAATTTGCTTTCCGCAGCGCGCATTGCATGCTGCACAATTAAAAGCTATTGAAAGTCCTATATTATTAGCAGCGTGCTTTGCGTGCCATGAAAAATATTATCAGCAGCGCGCAACGCACGCTGTGAAAAATAATATCCGCAGCGTGTATTGCACGCTGCAGATAATATTTTCCATGGTGCACAAAGCACGTTACAGATATTATTTTTTGCGGCATGCTTTGCACGCTGTTGATGGTTTtatctatattaaaaaaaataaattttattaaaaaaaataataaatcaaaattttacaataaatttaaTGCAAATCTAATCCacacaaaattaataaaagttgTCATTTTTAGTTATACCAAAACAAGGTCTGAAGATCCAAAACAAGATACAAAACCTCTGACAAACTAGCTATTATAGAATATTGTAATTCATTGTAGCACCCAACAGAAATACATCATTCCATAGACGTTTAGGTAGAAGATATCTCAATGCTAGCACTATCTGCTATCTGAGGAGATGCTCCTAGGCTAACTGTGATCTAATATTTGGACCAATCCCGCACCCGGAATGAAGCTAACAAAACCTATCTCAGTAATTCACTTCATCGAGTATTCATTAGACAGACCAACACACTTTAATAACTGAAGACCAGTGTTGAATGTTCACAAGAAATGCCAAATGTGCCATCTGGGTCGAAGTGGATCAGAATAGTATGGTTTTCAAGATCAAGAGGACAAGCATGATGAGGCACAATAAAATTAGCAGTGGCACACATGACCATTCCACCTTTTTCCTGTGTTTTCTCTGCCTGCAGAAATCCACAACTGATTAGAGCAATAGAGTTTATTCTATACGGTTGAACAACATCAAATTCACGTGACAGAATACAATTTCTATAAATGTAGGGAATGCAGTTTAAAACAAAGATGTAGAAGCAAAATTTGAACTGCATGTATGCTTTACTAAGCATGTATTAGAGTGTTCAAACATTAATATCTTCTCTAAAGTGTCCCAAAACATTAACTTGAAGAGTACATATAAAGAGGTGTATCTAATTGGTCAAGAAAAGATGTAGGCAATAACCAGCTTGTCATTTCTCTTGGTTCAGCTGACGTGCATGTTCTAGAGTCTAGACCATGCAATAGATGTAGAAAGTTTGTTGAGGTTTCTTTCTATCTATAGCTCACAGGACACTACATGTTCACTCTTATAAACAGTTAATTTATCTTTTATTAGAAATAACAGTATATAAAGATAATACTGATGCACAATAATGCCATTACTTCCAAAAAGACATCATTGTTTGGAGAAAAAGAACACTAATAAAATAGCAATTCATAAGAGTTAGGCAACTGATAAAACTTATAAAAGTGTAATATAGAGTCAAGATTCAAGAATGTGAAAATGAGTAGAACAATAAAAAGAGATGCACGAGCAAATATTTGCTCATGATAAAAAGCATAGAGCATGAACCAACCAAGGTATATGTTCCATATTTTAAGTGAAAGGGCCACTATCTATTCATCTCCATTTGGCTCATGGACATCAAACAAATTCCTTTTATGGCATCAACCAAAATTTACTTCATAATCGCAAATAACCAGCAAAAAAGAggtcatttttaaatattttcgatGACTAACATAACCAACTCACATCTTTTAGATATCTAGACAATTAAAGAATGACAAAGGATAGAGCATAAGACAAAAAAAAGAAGCAATAAGAGAGAGAACCTTCTCTAACTATTTAAAGTCATCTTCCACTGAACTTGCAACATTATGTACATTGTAATCAATCCATCAAACATGGTTCCCTGTTAATATCACATGTATCATAACATGatgcatggtatccacataaactCCAGGTCACTAAGTATCATAAGAAAAGCTTACTTGATCTATGACAAGGACTGAGAGATCTTTCATGATTTGAACAAGTTCCTTCACTGATTCTACAACCTTTAACAAAAATTATCCATAAAGTCCTGAAACATTTAGATGATACTAATACGCATTGCCATTGAACCTCATAACACCAACCCACAAATGAATAAGATGGATTTACTGACCCAGGCAATCCAAATGTTTCAAAATATGTTACCTGTATaatctccctttccttctctctTGTCAATGCTTCATTTTACTTCAGTGTGGAAATTTGAACATCACCAAAACCCTGCAAAAAGGGTCAAAACCAAAGAAAAAAAAGATCAGAATAGAAATTAAGGTATTAACATGTGAGATGGAAACAATCTTATGCTTAATCACGGAAGAAAAAAAATCCGCACACTTGAGTCAACAAATCATTAAGAAGTTTTGCACTAATAGTTGTCTAAGCTGCCCATTAGACATTCATTTCATACCTAAACTCAGACCTACtgacaaagaaaaagaaagaattaCCACATCAATGAAGGCATCTTCTTTAGTAAATGGTGAGGAGGCGGCATTAAAGAAATACTAGCAGAGAAAGTCGAGGCGACACTAGTGAGGAGGCAGCAAAGATGGATGAAAGTCGAGGTGGCGAGGAGGAGGCGCTGGTGAGAAGGAGGTAACGAAGATGGCTGAAAGTCAAGGCGACGAGGAGGCGGCGGCGAAGATGGCCGAAAGTAGAGGCCGCGAGGAGGAGGCGGCGAGGCAGAAagttgaggcgacgaagagggcggcgaggaaggaggcagcgaagagggtggtgaggagggagacggcgaagagggcggtgagaagggaggcggcgaagagggtggtgaggagggaggcagcgaagagggtggtgaggagggaggcgacgaagagggcggtgaggaggaggcggcaaagagtagggttttgggaaagagacagaaaaaaacaAGGCGGAAATAACATCAGGAGGTAGgaaaaacaataaagaaaaagGCGGAAAAAATAGAGGATGGAGGCGGAAAAATATAAAGTGCTCATTGTAATTCTATTTGCAGCATACTGCACACCGTAGATAATATCATTGCTATTAATTATTTATAGCGCATGTTAATGTATATAtagttaataataatattaacagCTTACTTTTAATATGTGCCTTTAATACAGCTTTTTTCTCCAAATTTATACTATTAATAGTGCACATCAACATGCACGTCGTTAATAATACCATTAACGACGTGCTTTTAATGTGCGCTGTTAATAGCACGCTGCGAAaagctatttttgttgtagtgttacaACGCGATTCTTCCGAAGATCAACCTAGCATTAAGATAGTAGTTTGATAGTACCATACATAAAATAACCCTCCTTTATCTGGTTTTGAGAGTTGAGTTTATTTTGTCATGGGCAaagttaaatttataaaatataatctttattaattataataTCAATTAAGTTATAATTAGATAATATATTAATCTTAGTTGTATGagattaatattaatatttatattgGAGCAAAAGGTGATATCGCTCAGAGGACATTTTCCCCTAGCGCAGGGACCCTTTGCATAAGGAGGTTAGACACTCAACGAGACATTCTGCATCCACTGTGAATTATCCCCAAGACAGATTAGCAAATACTCATGTAGGTACCAATTACGCCAACTCATGGGGACAATATTAGTATTTATATAAACATTATAAGTGTTGTGTTAAATGCATGTGTTGTAATagtatataattaaaattattttaaaaatgtgtCAGCATACCTATATGTCCAGAATTTGATCCTTGTTTTCTAAGTCCTTGTATCCTTATTTGGAAAAATAACCGCATGTTATGGAGACCCATACTTGGACCAAATACTCATGCCCGTTAGAATACCATAGTTTTATGTTGTCTGAGCATGGACAATGGCTTTTGCCGTAACATGATTCAGCCTAAACATCTTGACGTTATCTGTTTCTTATCATTGTTGCAGAAACCATGAAAAGGACACTAAAATTACTGGATCATTTGAAGCAACAGATCATTGAAGGCATACCTATCATAGGAGCAGGTGCAGGGACTGGAATATCTGCCAAGTTTGAAGAAGCTGGTGGAGTGGATCTTATAGTCTTGTACAACTCTGGGCGTTTTCGAATGGCTGGAAGAGGGTCATTGGCTGGGTTATTGCCATTTGCTGATGCAAATGCAGTTGTTCTTGAGATGGCCAATGAAGTGCTGCCTGTGAGTTCCTTCTACTTTGTGAAGTTTGAGAAAACAGTTCACTATTTTAACTGTTTTGAGCATTATATTCTATGGTGTCACTAACAATTATATATCAAACATAATAAGAAGAAAACAGGCTACTATATTCTAATGATGAAAACCACTATTTATTTTACAGTATTCCAATCTTTATTGTAACGTAGGTGGTGGAAGGAGTACCAGTTCTTGCTGGAGTTTGTGCCACTGATCCATTCCGCATAATGGACTATTTTCTAAGACAGCTGGAAGCAACAGGATTTTTTGGTGTTCAGAACTTTCCAACAGTCGGACTCTTTGATGGTAATTTCCGCCAAAACTTGGAAGAGACAGGAATGGGCTACGGGTATGTTTCTCAGATGCtttaaaattagattttgttTTTGTTAATATCTCCAGGGATCTGTAGGGGAGATGAATCAACAACCACTTCCAATGACAGTATGGCAATAGAAATCTCCAACGTACAGTCGGTTTTTGTCTAAATTGAAGTGTACATCTTGCTTTACCAGGTTGGAGGTTGAGATGATTCACAAAGCTCACAAATTAGGGTTATTAACAACCCCATATGCATTCAATCCAGATGAATCTGTCGCTATGGCCAAGGCTGGTGCCAACATCATCGTAGCACATATGGGTCTAACAACATCAGGATCTATTGGTGCCAAGACAGCAATAACTCTTGATGATAGTGTTGGATGTGTTCAAGCAATTGCAGATGCTGCAATAGGAATTAATTCTGAAATCATTGTTCTTTGCCACGGAGGTACTTCTTTACtcatattaaaagaagaaataaatgcTATGCTACCAAGGTATATTTCAGTATTTGCAAATGATAGTTTTTTTCCCAGACAAAGCAAAAGACTAATAGCTCATGAACCTTGTTAACTATCTTGACTCAACTCTCCTTGTAAGGAACAAAGCCCTAGTACGTAGTTGGTCAACACCCATTGCTAATTTATATACATATCCATGTTGTCATATCACAATGATTAATTGTTTAGTGAGTAGAGTAACACTAACCTATAAAATAGTGTAAGAGCTCACTATTTGTGTGCTAATGCTGATGATAAAAATAGGTAAGCCAGTGAAAAAGGGGAGAATTCTCTTTTCAAGTCTGACTCTCCCACACTAGTTCATCTGAACAACTAACAGATCCTTTCTAAGAATATAAGGACCAGTTGAAGGGCTGATACATTTCATTTTCCATTcaccaaaaatataaaattacttTATTTTGATATGCCAACCTCAAAGTACAAGTGATAGTTTTCCTAGTTCTTTAAACTTCAAGACAAAAAGTTCATTTTCTTATCTATTGGATAGTCTCCCACTAAATCTAATTCAAGTGAGTTCCAGATGAATTTTAGCCTAAAGAGATATTTGTCATCCTGATGGATGGACATCTTTTTATATTGGAGTCCTATTAGGTTTCATCGCTTTTCTAGGTAAGTTCTGATACACATGAAAAGGACAACTAGaatgattaaaataaataaaattatcaaactctgccaataaaaaggattttaaggTTTTGAAAAAGTCACGAGTGAATAGAAAATATCCATATTGCATCTTATGTGAATAGCCCTACCAAGTCCCTTAagaaataacttaaaagaaaaaaAGGTTTTCATTGGTTATATATTATGATAAGGTAGCATCTCCATGAACATCACAGGAGAAGCTCAATCAAGGTTCTTTAGGCGGCCATCAACCGAGGTATTTTAGGCGGTAACTCGCCTCCTTCCTCCATCGCTGCTGCTGTCGTTTCACCACCGCAACATGTCGTCTGGGCCCGGCAACAAGTCCGGACGTGTCATGCAAGATCGGAAGCATTGCCCGAGCCCGGGGGCAGGCTCAATTGCATCACCTGAGCCTTGCGACTAGTCCAAATGCATTGTTCGAGCCTGACGACGGGCCCGGAGACTTCTCTCGGGCTTGGTGTCGAGCTCGGGCACGTCGCCCTGGCCAGCGATGTGTCCAAACTCATCGTACGGTCCCGACAACGTGTTCAAACTCGTCACACGGTCCCGGTCATACGTCAAACTTGTCGCCTAACCAAAACTTGGTATGCGAGTAAGTTGtaagttagggtttaattaaataatttgaggttaataattttaatcaactcctagatATGATTGGGATAgtttaaataaacttaattaaagcctaataaaattatcccattatatatatatatatatatatatatatatatatatatatatatatatatatatatatatataagtaaatattataaagaataatgattatttataatattatatataaaaaataataaaaaaaattcagcaGGTGCCTAGATGGTTGGTGGTCACTACCACCGCCTACCATTATTTACAACAATGTAATTTATTTGTTAGCAATCCACTTGCCTAATGATCTTGAACTCCTGGGTGTGCAATTGAACTCCTGGGTGTTATCCATTGATTAGCCTTTAGCAACTGAATGACACCTTTCAATTCTGCACCATCAGATCTCCAaggtcaaaatattttttatttttaaatatttagattaaatttttaagttttaattaatatatttgattaaaagtaaatattataaaaaataatgattatttataatattatatataaaaaatagtaaaaaacatTCAATAGGTGCCTAGACAGTAGGTGGTCACTGACCGTCCTGCCACCGTCTACCACCATTTACAACATTGTAATTTATTTGTTAGCAACCCACTTGCCTAATGATACTTAATATTGTAAACTCCTGGGTGTTATCCATTGATTAGCTTTTAGCAATTGAGCGACACCTTTCCATTCTGCACCATCAGATCTACGTCAACTTTCATCCTACTTAACTAGTGGATCCCACAGTCAAACCTTGTGCCTTTGCACTCAAGCGCTATTCTCCATCCTATCCTAGACAATCTATTAAGGATAACTAGTTGGGACATTAATAAGCACTCAGATGGTAGCTTGATTCTTTCTTTTGATAAGACTTATGAGTGGAATCTTAAGCAACATCAGGGAGGATAGGTGAGTGATCTATTTCATGGTGCACATGCAACAATATGTGCCACTCATTTCTAAACAAATGGATCCCAAGCACCATGTGTAACTCATGCAATACATATTGCTTTCTATTTTTTGAGAAAGGTAAACAATGTTATATATCACATAAGAAGGTACATATTAGACACACGCAAACCAAAAGTCGTGCGTCTGGATCTTGAGAAACATCCTCtcaaccaaggtttaaaatttcgacccgtgctgaggtttcggtctcagaccggaacgatacgatttcggtatcgtatcgtgtcgtgccgatatagtttcggtattttttatttatctatagtaattataagataaatatgtttattgtatatataaaaataagttgtatattgatttattataagttctcaattattgaataatttaatattattagaaaaaataatttaaaaaattatttaaatagaattgatatattaataattcaaattaaaatggaaatatttataataataataataataagtatataaattaatacaagatattactttatattaataataattatataaattaactatttattcatttaattaattaaataatatatattttaaatagtaaaaaatatcaagtaatttttttttaaaaaaaatcagaatataaatagatttttttagaattttttgaaaatttaaatgaaatttaaaataataaaaaatatattagaatataaataagaattattatatattttttaaaatttttaaatgaaatttaaaatattatttttttcagaatattaattaataaaatttatttaatttatttttattttaaatatattttttatatattttattaagataatttaattaggatttataaaagGCTCCTAGAAATATCACACATCTTCCGTACATCCTCCTtgggaattttttaaattaattaaataaaataaataattattaaaaacagaaaaaaaaaactcacggCAGTACGTGAGATCGCGCCGTTATCATCGCGGCGCGATCCTGCGAGGGGCGTCCGACGACCCTGCCGGACGCTTCCGACGCCGCAAAAGCCATCGTGCGCGACGCCTTCGGCGCTGCAGAAGGCGTCGCGCACGACGGCTTCGGTGCCGAAGGCATCGCGGGACGCCGCCGGAGGCATCCCGCGTCTCCTCCGGCGCCACCGAGACGGGGACGCCTCCCGTGCCGGTTTCGGCCGCCCGGCGGAACCGTAAAAACCGTCCGTGCTGGCGGCACGAAACGGCATTTCAAACGCTGCTCTCAACATCAGGGACATCTTCAAATTGGCAGCAATTACACACTTGCCATAACAAAAGGACCATACAAGACATGCCCAAATATCTAGCTCTAGTCAAGCAGCCATTATTGCGGTATCTCCGGAGGGAAACCTCTAGCATTCCTGTGGATGTGGTCATCTCGTGTCGTAGTTGAAGCCAAGTCTTCACCTTGTCCCAAAGAGCAGCGCTAATGGAGCATCGAAAGAAAATATGGTCCAAAGATTCATCAGCCTGCTTGCACAATGGACAGGTTTTGCATTCCACAAATTCCAACTTGTCCTTGCTGCATGGGTGACCCTATGCAAGGAGCCATAGTGTAAATTTTGATGTTTTGGCATGAGGTAGAGCTTCCATATAGCCTTCACCCATGTCTTGGGTTCGCTTCGAGGGTGGAAGTAGTCATATAGAGCTGCTGCCCCCTGCTGGACAGAACCGAACCAAGTGGACAACGGGTTTTGCACCTGCTGTTTGGAGCCGATTTTGCTGCACAGTGTGTCCCGAAGTTGTAGTATTTTCTTGATCAAAGGCGAGTTGGAGGCCTTGGCATTCAAGTCCCATAAGTCAACATGCTGGAGGTACTGATGAGGGACCCATTTCACCCCAAGCGAATCCTTTTTGCGTTGTAGATTCCATAGGGACTTGTCAAGCAAAGCAGAGTTCCAAGCCTGTAAGTCCAGCACTCCATACCCTCCCTCTTCCTTGGCTAAGCTCATTGTGGCCCAGGAGATAAGTAGGTGTTTGGACATTCAAACAAAGGTACGACAAATGGCATGTAACTTGTCAACGACCGCAGTTGGTATTGGCAAGAAAGAGAGCCAAAAATACTCGACTCGCTCAAGTTTACCTGTGTAGGACAGCATGTACTTGGGCCATGTCACGAGTTTACGTAGCATGGCATCCTTCAAGGCCCCATAGTTGCTGATCCTCAATTTTGCCGTAGCCAAGGGTATGCCGAGGTATCGGAATGGGAAGGTACCTTGCTGGAATCTGATGAGCTGTAGTAATCTGTTTTTGTTATGTTCGTTGACACGCCAAGGTAAATGTTGGACCTTTTGAGGTTGGGATGCAGCCTCGCACCAGTTCCAAACTCTGCTATGCAGTCCGCAAGCAATACAATAGTACATTGATCGGCCCGGGCAAAAAGAAGTAAGTCGTCTACATATGTAGGTGAGTGATGCCGGTGCCCACACACATCGGATGATAGTGGAAGCCAGGTTGCCTTTCTATGACTTAGAGAGATCTAGAGAGAACTTCTAGACATAAACCAAAGAGGAATGGCGATAGTGGATCACCTTGACGGAGGCCCCGCTGCCCTTTGAAGTATCCATGCATTGCCCTATTGATTCCCACGGAATAAGATACCATTGTAATGCATTCAAAGATCCAATTGACATACTGCTGTGGGAAACCAAAGTCATGTAGGGCGGCCAATAAAAAGTCTCAATCCACCGTGTCGAAGGCCTTTTGAAGGTTAACTTTGAGGACACACCTTGGGGAGATCCTTTTCCGCACATATGCAGTAATTCTTGAGCGAGGAGGATGTTCTCCACTAAGGATCGGTCTTCAACGTAGGTTGCTTGTGCCAGATCGAAGAGACTTACGATGACTTCTTGCATTCTTGTGGCTAAAATCTTGGAGATGAGCTTATATACGACCGTGCAACATGAGATTGGCCGATAATCCATGGCATTGGGGTGTGGTCCAACTTGGGGATGAGCACCAATAAGGTATGATTCCATTGCTTGAGAAGACGCCCTGCTGTGAAAAATTCCTGCACAGCCAGATTGGACTTTGCTATATCCCAAGCAGATTTGAAGAACTTGGCTCCATAACCATCCAACCCTAGCACCCGATCGTTGCCAATGTCCATCAGCGCCTTTTGGATGTCTTCTAGGGTAACGGGGCTTATCAAATGTTGTTGATCGTTAGGTGAAAGAACCGGTCCAGAATGCAGGGTGCTGCTGTCCGGTGTTGAACAATTTGATTGCGTGCCGAGGAGGTTCTCATAGTAAGCCACTAATACCTCCACAACTTCCTGGGTGCTGGTCGTTTGCTCACCCGATTCATTTGTGACAGCCACAATGGTGTTGCGCTTGTTTTTCCGCTTGACAAGGGAATTGAAAAAATTGGTGCATCGGTCGCTTTGCTTGAGGTACATGCACTTGGTTTGTTGTTGATAAAATGGCCGTTCCACTTCTCTGAGTCTTGTGGCTTTGACTTGTAGTTGGTGATAGTTGTCTGGAGGGGCCTGACCATTCAGGATATTGTGCTGTACCTTCTTGAACTCTGCATTTGCCCGCAAAGCCGGTTGAGATTGGAAAATGCTCCTTGTTGAGGTCTCGCAACCGGGGCTTTAGATGTGTGAGTTTCTTCTTAAGAATGAACTGCGCAGTCCAGAAATATGCTTAGC
Coding sequences:
- the LOC122046499 gene encoding toMV susceptible protein tm-1(GCR26)-like, producing MKRTLKLLDHLKQQIIEGIPIIGAGAGTGISAKFEEAGGVDLIVLYNSGRFRMAGRGSLAGLLPFADANAVVLEMANEVLPVVEGVPVLAGVCATDPFRIMDYFLRQLEATGFFGVQNFPTVGLFDGNFRQNLEETGMGYGLEVEMIHKAHKLGLLTTPYAFNPDESVAMAKAGANIIVAHMGLTTSGSIGAKTAITLDDSVGCVQAIADAAIGINSEIIVLCHGGPISGPKEAEFILKNTKGVHGFYGASSMERLPVEQAITNTVKKYKSICIKRD